The genomic DNA TCGCGAGTACCCGGGCGCCGGCTGGGCGGACAACCCGTTCCTCGTCGAAACGCTGTGCCAAACGGCTCGCATCGCCTATCTGGACACGCCGTACTATTGCTATCGCGAGGAGACGCCTGAGAAATCGAAGTCGTTCGCGCTGAACAACACGCTGTTGCCCATAGAGCGCTGGAACGACATGATGGACGTGCTTGAAAACCTCGGGATGCGCGACGAAGCCGTGCTGCGCGCCCATAACAGCCGCGGGTTCACCTATTTGAGCGGCATCATCGAAGAAGTGCCCCTCACCAGAAGCGACGTCCGCGAAGCAGCCACGCGCATGTTCGAGCGCATGGACGCCAACCTCGTGCTTTCGGATGCGGAGATATCTCCCGGATGCAAGCGGATGTTTGCCGACCTGCGCAGCATGCCCGAACCCCGCATCAGCAGCATCCCCTACAGTTGGGGACTCGTAAAGCAGGGGCTGTACAACTTGAAAAACGTCGGCCCTTCGTTCACCTGGTACGCCATGAAAAGCTATTTCGCGAAAAAGGGCAGCCGCGAAGGCAAGGCCTAGCGCCCGAGTCGATCCTTCACCCAGCACGGCAGCGCCATGACGGCGCTGCCCACTTTATACGACGTCGAATCGGCGTACTCGGAGCGTACGGCGCGCATCTCGTTCGCATGCTCGATCACGTGCAGGCGAAACGACAGCTCCTCGTCAGCGTCGAGCGAGCCGGCGCAACCCTCAAGCCCCTCCCCACCGAGCGACAGCGCGTCGAACGCAGCCCTATCGTAGCAAAAGGCGATATGGCGCAGCAGCGCGCGGGCGAACCCAGGACGACAGGACGCCACATGTGCGCGCAACCAGGCTTCCAGCTCGTAGGCGCTCTTGAAATGCCCGTACACGTGGCGCAGCTCGCGCTGCGACGTCATCGTAGAGCCCGCACGCACCCTACGGACATACAGCTGCTCGTTAAGGAACGCCGCACGCGAGGCTTGGGCAAGAATAAGACCCGTGAACAAGTTGTCCTCGTGCACGATGCCCTCGAAGAACGAGATGCCCGATTCCGTCAGGAAGTCGCGCCTAATCAGCTGAAGCGCCGGCGAAACCGAAAACGAGCGGTTCTCGGCAAACCGCTCCAAAAGCTCCTGCCCTGTCATAATGCCTTCGATGGCCGCTCGATCCTCATA from Eggerthella lenta DSM 2243 includes the following:
- a CDS encoding glycosyltransferase family 2 protein — encoded protein: MKTVPSHLSVIVPIFNAEPYLEQCLDSVLAQTHRELDIICLNDGSTDGSLAIMQAYADRDERIRVIDKQNQGYGATCNRGLEEAHGTWISIVEPDDWIEPGMYADMLGFAATLDGPVDIVKTPYWRIWMPDTPEQRKLNCSYRNRIKPSRQPFAIGDAAHLLTHHPSIWSAIYRKEFLDARGIRFREYPGAGWADNPFLVETLCQTARIAYLDTPYYCYREETPEKSKSFALNNTLLPIERWNDMMDVLENLGMRDEAVLRAHNSRGFTYLSGIIEEVPLTRSDVREAATRMFERMDANLVLSDAEISPGCKRMFADLRSMPEPRISSIPYSWGLVKQGLYNLKNVGPSFTWYAMKSYFAKKGSREGKA
- a CDS encoding glycosyltransferase, which codes for MAAVSIIVPMYNVRPYIGECLASLKRQTFSDFEAICIDDGSTDGTLEAARNAAGDDERFVFVGQVNAGQSVARNVGIGLATGRSVLFLDSDDYYEDRALQTLFDHAERDELDVLFFSARTVYEDAESRARYRDDYEDRAAIEGIMTGQELLERFAENRSFSVSPALQLIRRDFLTESGISFFEGIVHEDNLFTGLILAQASRAAFLNEQLYVRRVRAGSTMTSQRELRHVYGHFKSAYELEAWLRAHVASCRPGFARALLRHIAFCYDRAAFDALSLGGEGLEGCAGSLDADEELSFRLHVIEHANEMRAVRSEYADSTSYKVGSAVMALPCWVKDRLGR